The nucleotide window AAGTTGATCTTGGAGAACAAAGCTGGACAAAGAATGGACCACACACGCACCTCACGTGTCTGCCGGAAAGTCTTGGTCCGGCGGAGGCAGAATTTTCACGAAGGTATTTGTAATTAACAAGGTATGGAAGAATCAAATTGGTATATTATTCCATGTagtgatacatatatatatacataaacatcATGTGctaattaaggaaaaaaataaaaaagattccTACAAATCTGCTATCTATTTATGAGTTATGTACACTTCTAAGAAACAATTTATGTTTATTGTGTAAAGTGTCTAGGTTCATTCTGTAATACTTCCCCTCAAGCTGGAGCATATATATTGACCATGCCCAGCTTGTTACAAAGGTAATCAACTCGAGTGCCATTTTTAGTCCGCTTAAAAAAGAAttacccctttctaaatttggaaacaatgtGACTTTAAACTTTCCATTTACCCTTAATAAGTCTTTCATTTCCGTGCCCActcaaatagattcacataaattggaacggagtgAGTATACAATTTGATAAgagttttaaaagttttcttttcatTCTCTCTACTTTACTCCACCAGTAGTCTTTTAGCTCTCAGGAGACATACAAATAGGGCTGTgcacggatcggatcggatttagcatatttcggatTCGAATTTCGGAGTAtagaaaatgcaatccgaatccgatccgaattatatcggatcggatcggattttaaagtttggatcggatcggatatcggatcgtattattatgcctcaaagttaaactaatatgtatattttctttgtaaaagaggcaatacattaagaaaaattcatgtttatgcaattatgagagtactatggtgccaatatagctaaatctaacaattgtaaaggtaataacttggaggttgatgtaaattaaagtgtagtatttatacatgtcctaataatttcggatttcggattggattggattaaaatataccaatccgaaatccgatccgaaatccgaaattttaataaacataatccgaaatccgatccaatccgaaatccgaaattcaaaattgaatggatcggttcggatttcggatatccgatccgaatGAACAGCCCTACATACAAAGGCATATTCTTTCCAGATTTGTTATTTTACCGATGATGTAGGTTTTGAAGAATAATTTTGACGGATCTGAGTCTGGCTCCTTGCTGCATTGTATGAATCAGACACTTACCATATTTGGTTCAAGGCTTCTCAGGCATTGGGTATGGAGATCTTTTGGCCCCTAGTTTGTTGGGTTATAGTAATATGAATGGATACAGAGTACATCGATAATTTTGTATTTTGCAGGTGACTCATCCTTTATGTGATAGAAACATGATAGGTGCTCGTCTTGACGCAGTTTCAGAGATTGCAGAATCTATGAAAACTTATCGAACTTCTCATACTTCTGTCTTAGAGATGGAAGGTGCTGATGTTACCATTTCGCAATCAGAGATACATCATATAATTTCTTCAGTTCTGTCCACTCTGGGAAGGTCACCAGATATCCAACGGGGGATTACAAGAATTTTTCACAAAAAAGCTACCGCATCTGAGGTGAAGGGATTTATCTTTTTTTTACTTGGTCAAGATTTTCTTAGCTTTATACTATATGCTACAGTCTCTGATCTGATGGGGAAGATCATCAAAATGCAACTTTTCAAAGGTTCCCTCACTTATTCAACAAGCTCTGGTAACTACAGACAGGAACCTGTGGTGGGGAAATATTAAACTTTCGGTTGGATGTTCCGATCAGCTTGCAATGCTTAGACATGAGATCATGAAACTATAGCTTTATTGCTCATCCATAAACAAGCATATACTGTTCCTTGAATTGGTTTTGCAGCCTCAATCATTTTCTAGATGAAAGTTAATAGGAACTTCTGTATCAGTTTATTGCAGTCATTCAAGCTATCTTGACTGCTGCAAAACAACTTCAGCAGCTTTGGATAGAAGAGTATAAAAGTACGAATCTACAAAGAGAGACCTTGCGCTCAGTACTGTTGAGAAAGTTGATATCAATTGCCTCATCGTCTACTGTTATTAATGCTGCTGCAAAGCTTTTGTCTGCTTTAAACAAGGAAGCCGCTGACAGACGGGATCTTCACAATTTATTCTTCATTTCTGACGGAAAGTTCCCTGAGGTTTGTTTGTATTCTCTTTCTGTGCCATGTTTCTTACCTGACCTTGATTCATTGACCAATTTCAGTTTGTTCACAGGTTGCTGAAGGTACAAGGAGAGTTGAGTTGGCAAATGAGAAGTTAGACTCATTAATTGTTGTGTATCGCAAGCAGCTTCATATCCGCAATTTGGAGTACACGAGTGTAGCTGGAATTACACATTTGATAGAGGTACATTACTAGAAGAAATTAGAACAAGGTTTTATCATGTTCCCATCTTTTTTATTTGCTTATTGTTATCAtgttcccatctttcttcttgaaATCCTCCTTTCATGTTTAGTGGTTTTaactattttcaaaatattaactcaAACTCTTGGTCAAAATATTTGCTGTTTGTGGAATCTTTCCAGTGTGCTTGAAATAGTGAGGACTTGTTCttgcttttcctgatttttaATCGCTTCTGTTGATGACTTACATGAAGTCCTTTCTTCAAATAGTTTTAACTGTTAGTAGAGTCTTTCTGAAACTCCTTTGGGCAGTCACAATGATTTGTTTCTATTAAGTCCTTTTACGTCCTCTTGCTGTTGACAATTTGGAAATATTTTGCTTCGCATTGCTGTTTTTGTTCACTCTTGGTTCACTAAACCTCAGGATTCAAAGTGTTGCAGTTTCAGATATATattttgttgtgttgttctctTCTACTGTGCTGTCATGATCCATCTTATTTTATTCTAATTACCGAAATATATAGTCATTTggttttctctttttccttttatttggtTTTCTTTTCGAGTTGGTTCTTTCTATTGTTTATTTTCTATCTTTATTTTGGGTGGGGAGAGGGGAGGGGATGTGGTTATGGATTGTCCAAGAAAATAAGAAGCATGGTCCTCCTGGTCGCCATGCTTGTCTTCAGCAGCGCCAAGTGTTAATCATGTCTTGTTGTCCGAGTCCTCTTCTGCCCAACACCTTTTCCACCATGTGTCGGACATGTTTAACAAAGATGTATATCTCATGCCTTTTCCCCTATGTAAATTCTCCTGGATGCAAGTGTCTAGACGAACTTTTGAAGAAAAACACATATCAGATCAAGATTTGCATTATAGTGCAAAACCGTATTCCAATGTCTGTGTCATTTCTGCTTTGTGGTTTCTGAGCAAGGATTTTAGCTTGTTGGTGCTGCATAGGCTCCAAGTTTGAGGCCTTTAGGTTGTAATTATCTTTTGTGCATACCTTGAACCTGTGGTCCATAGTGAGATATTAAAACCAAGGAAGTATGCCCTTTTATATCgtattgttttgttttgactggaTGTTGCTTCAAGTGCAGCTGCCTCTAGACACAAAGGTGCCGCCAGACTGGGTGAAAGTGAACAGTACTAAGAAAGCAATACGCTATCATCCACCAGAAGTATTGGTGGCTTTAGATGAGTTAGCATTGGCAAATGAGCAGCTCACTATCGTTTGCCAAGCTGCTTGGAATAATTTTTTAACGAGGTTTGGTGGATACTTTGCTGAGTTCCAAGCTGCTGTGCAGGCGCTGGCTTCATTGGATTGTCTAAATTCTCTTGCCATTCTTTCGAGGAATAAggttaaatattatgttttcccCCTTTTTGCTTCTACTTGTTTTATTGGATGTGAATGGtgctttattatttgttccaGAATTATGTCCGTCCACTTtttgtgaaagatgatgaggctGTTCAGATACATATTTGCTCTGGTCGTCACCCGGTATGTGCTAAAAACAGTACTTATTAAAGCTTCACCTTTTTTAAGACTGCTTTAGATATTGCAGCTTAACTTCTGTTTGTGATTTGAAAAATAACTTACTTTAGTTTTAGCTGACAAGAGAGTGTAGCTCAAGTGGAAAGTCCCTCCACCTACAACCTTGAGACTGGGCGTTCGAGTCACTGGTTTAGATCAAGGAAGAGAGACCGGTTTCTTTATTTGATTTGCGAGTAGGATAACTAATACAGGCTAGCTCTATGTCGCAATGACATATCCTGTGCTTGAGAAGGTCTTGTGTCTGCTTTGATAGTGCACTGAAAGTTATGATTCTTTGATCTCGAAAGTGACAAAGATCAGGATTGGCTGCTGTGCAAGTCCCTTGCTTACCTTTAGCAGGGACCAAAACGACTTATTTGACTCCGTGGAGGAGAGTTGGGGTGTGGGGTAAATGTAGGCCGCCAAAAAAAAGAGATGAGACTCTGTTTATGTCTTCATCTGTATTACATACCCAAGGATAGTCTATTATGCTGGATTTTCGTCTTACTGACTAATATCAGTACAAaagaaggcatcccatcatattttCCAGCAAAAATGGTGAATctgaatggaaaacagaattgaAGTCATTGGGCCACATTGGCTGATTTACCATGAAAAACAGGTATCTGTAATTAGTATATCACCTGGAAATTCAGGTGTTGAAATGGCTACTGCAGTAACCTTTGTCAACATTAAGACATTCGGCAATTACATTTTTGTGCCTCTTGGCAACTCATCCATCACATTCCCATAAAGAACCACCCCGAGCTTGTTTTTGGCATCCAAAAAGAGAGAAATGTTAAAAAGATTTAACACTATAAACTGTTGAAAGAATATACTATGATTTCTAAAATAGCACTTTCTCATAGTTTGTCAAGTAGATTAAGCCTTTTGGAAGTCAAGAGAGTGGGATACCACAAGTATACATTTCATGTAAATCAATCTCTTCTATGGTTCTTAGTGATGAATCTTCTTAATAGGCCTATATGGTATGAAACTACCATTAAGCTAGATGCTCTGATGGCTTGCAAATAATATAGAAAATTAAATTTTCTATTTGTTGCCTGGTAGTGCTCCGTAATGACATTAGATAACCTCTTTGATGCTTGCTGCCTTGCCAATTGAAAGAAGGATTAGGATGCTCTTTTTACCCTTTTCATTTTCATTGGTTGTTTAAGACATTCTTATGTGTGTTTATGATTCCTGATTACATATTTTGAACCTTTGAATTTTAACTGAGGGCTTTGAACAGGTTTTGGAGAGAGTATTACAAGAGAACTTTGTCCCAAATGATACAGATTTGCATGCAGAAAGAGAGTATTGTCAGATTGTTACTGGACCAAATATGGGAGGAAAAAGCTGCTATATTCGCCAAGTTGCTCTTATCGCTTTGATGGCTCAGGTGAAGCCATATTGATGCTTGCTTCTATGTGATTATCTTTAGAGTTATTTGCTTCACTATCTTTGTGTGACTTTAGACGTGAAAACATTCTTTTACAGAAGAATGTGTACGAGTCAGAATAAGGTACAACTGTTAGAAAAGTTTactgggagagacatatttcttGGTAGTGGTCCTTTGTAGGTGATCCCTGTGGCAGTATGACTGAAGGAACATTTCCTAATAGTTCACTCTTTAAAATAAAGACCATTTTAAAGGTTTCGTGGTAACACTGCTTATCATAATCTTTTTAATGTAAAGCTGGCCTCTTCTTGTTCATGTTCTCATGGAATTGATGAAGATTAATTActtgtatcttttttttttttgatgaagtaataaGATTCATTaatggcatcaagaagatgcaagaTGATAAGTACAAAAGATGAGTGTTAGCTCCAGAATAGGCCAACTATAGTTCCAGGGagctaacaaaatccaaaaaaagctCAGGGGAATTTACAGGGGAGAGTTTGCACCGACTAAAGAGTAATAAAAAACATTTAGCCTTGAGTGCATGGTTTGAAGTTGATAAACCATCAAAACATCTACGATTCCTTTCTGCCCATACTACCCAAAAAATGCATGCTGGTATCATGTTCCAGATCTTCTTGATGGGTTTGCCAACTTTCCTTGAGCTCCAAACTTCAACCGCCTCTTTGGTACTTTGTGGCATGACCCAACTTAGCCCAAAAATAGAGTAGAACATACACCAAATGTCGTAGACAACTGAACAGTGCAAAAGAAGGTGATTGGTGGTTTCTGCAGCTTGCCTACACATATAGCATCTGTTTGGAATTTGAAAGCTTCTTTTGATGAGATTGTCCTGAGTTAAACATGCTTCCCGAGTTGCTATCCAAGTGAAGCATATGACTTTCGTTGGAAGTTTAGTTCTCCAGATCAATTTCCATGGCCAATTATTGATCAAATCATTTTGAACATGGAGGTGAGTATAACCTGCCTTCACTGAATAAATTCCTTCCTTTGAGTTCCCCCATTTTAATCTATCCGCTGACTGTGTATCCAACATGCACTCCTCCAATCTTGCAAGTAGAGTCAGTAGTTCTTCAAGTTCCCAGTCGTTGACATTCCTTCTGAATAAAGGGTTCCAGCTGCTATTTTCTCTGTATTTTGAGATGGAGTCTTTGTCCCTGGTTAGTCTGAAAAGATTGGGATATTCATTCATTAACACAGAGTTACCAAGCCATTTATCCTTCCAAAATTTGATATTGTTGCCGTTACCCACTCTGAAAGAGGTATTTTCAGAGAATTCATTCCAGAGGTTGCTAATGTTTTTCCAAGGACCAACACCATGAGAGGCTCTAGATACTTTAGTGTACCAGTGATTAAGAGTACCATGCTTGGCCCTAACTATCTTTTTCCACAGATCTTGATTGTCTTGGCTATACCTCCATAACCATTTCATTAACAAGCTTTTGTTGTGAGCAGCAAGGTCTCTAATTCCTAATCCTCCTTGAGATTTAGGTTTTGTCACTTTGGCCCATTTGACAAGGTGAAACTTTGGTGTAGTGCTGTTGCCCTCCCAAAGGAAATCTCTTCTCAACTTATCAAGCTGTTTTAGCACTTTACAGGGAATAGGAAAGAGAGACATGTAGTAGGTGGGGATGCTATCTAGGACACTATTTATAAGGGTCAGCCTACCCCCCATGGATACTGCCTCTGCCATGGAAAGATTAATTACTTGTATCTCTAACAAGTCTAAGGAtctgtttggccatagattttgccaaattttcccaattttttttggcaaatacatgtttgttcataaattttatccatattttggcaaatttccAAATCCTAAAACCAGCTCCCCAAAATTTTactattacattttttaaaaaatttaaaaattgccccaaactgttgtaacaacaacaaccaccacccaaaataatcccacaagtggggtctggggagggtgggatgtacgcagccttacccctaccctggaaggacagagagactgtttccgatagaccctcggctaaagaaggtgaaggaagccctgatagcaagtaatagcaagataaataattagaaaactaaatcgAAGATAGCAACAGAGAATATGAATGGGGTACCGATAACAAGTGATAGCAAGATAGTatatttagaaaaaataaatCCAAGGCAGCACACGAGAATATGAACGAAGTACTGCTAGCAAACTACGGAATTACCGATGGCAAGTAATAACAGAACAAGACATGCGAATATAGCAAACTAAGGAAAAAAAGGATACCATACTAGCACTAATACTATCGAACTAGAGAAGACAAAGGGAAACGcacgactacctactaaccttctaccctaatcttcaacctccacacccttctatttagggtcatgtcctcggtcagctcaAGTTGCGCCATGTCTCGCCTGATCACCTCTTCCCaagacttctttggcctacctctacccctcctcTCACCTCccaaggccaacctctcacatctcctgactggggcatctgtgcttctcctcttaacatgctcGAACCATCTCAACCTTGCCTCATGCATCTTTGCCTTCACAGGGGCCACTCCCACtttgtcccgaataacttcattcctaattctaTCCAACCTAGTATGtgcacacatccatctcaacatcctcatttctactACTTTCATCTGCTGGATGCCCCAAACttctgtattttataaaagaacctaccatttattattttgtaacaatgatgcttcgtcttctcggtcatctgatagtgtcttgcgtagttcattataaaaatgataattttgtaccaaatttatttacgttcaggactatggtttgtgataatgataatgaatatTACTGATGAAGTTACTGTTGGGTAtatgtgatagtttttagaacttgtgggtataagtcatgtttcatgttttttcgaaaaaaaaagtgGAACATGTTTTGAAAACTTATGTCccaacacattttcatcttcgaaccaaatttcacccaaatcaaatttttcaaaacaaatttgggaatctatggccaaacgctagctaaatgTCTAATTGGAAAATAAGTCCAAACGAAAGCAGTCTTAGTGATGGCTTGCTGGTGCATATCTTGTTTACTGAAGATCAACAACACTATGGTTTGATAAAGGTGTTTTTTCTGGATTCCTCTAGGTTGGATCCTTTGTTCCAGCGTTCTCTGCAAAACTGCAAGTGCTAGATGGCATATATACTCGCATGGGTGCATCCGACAGTATACAGCAAGGAAGAAGTACATTCTTAGAAGAACTCAGCGAGGCTTCTGATATACTGAAAAAATGCTCAGCCAGCTCATTGGTTATACTTGATGAGCTTGGGAGAGGCACCAGTACACATGACGGCGTAGCAATTGCTTATGCAACACTTCAGTATCTCCTAGAACACAAGAAATGCATGATTCTATTTGTCACCCATTACCCTGAAATTGTCAGTATCAAGAATGAATATCCAGGCTCCGTGGGACCATACCATGTGTCATATCTGACATCCCAAAGAGAAGTGAATGGGGATTTCAAGTCAAATGAGAAGATGGATCACATCAATAGTGAAGACATCACCTACCTTTACAAACTTGCACCAGGGGTCTGCGAGAGAAGTTTTGGTTTTAAAGTTGCTCAGCTTGCACAAGTAAGTTAGCCTGAATTCATGGTTCCTCTTTGGACTGGTCCAGTAGAAGACATTCTCAATGAAGCCTGATAGTAAATCTAATATGCTAGAGAACTTGGAATCCACTCTAAAAATCTAAATTTGAAAGGAGAGCCACTAGCTAAAGTTTTTGGGTCGCTGATGCTccagtctttttcagtttttctCCATTGCCAGGGTCAATATGGTTTGCTTTGTAGTCCGGTCATTTCCATTGGTCTATTCAAACATTCATCATTTATCTCATAGTTCTGGTTGGTTTCAGCTGCCGGTTATGTGTATTCAACGAGCCATCGTAATAGCTGGAAGACTAGAAGCAGCAGTCTCTAACTACACAACGCAAAATCGAACTAGAAGGAGCTCTTCCATAAGTTATAGCAAAGATGGTTGTAAGGTATCTGAACCAGTGGAGTATGTCTTAGAACCTGATTGCTTGTCTGCTGGAAGAGTTGAACACTTAGATGATATGGGCGAGCTTTACAGGGAGTTCTTTCTGAACCTAAACTTCGCACTTCTTGAAGAACATGATGATGACAGGAGGCTCCAGTTTCTAATGCAGGCTAGAAGCCTTGCTGCTCAGTTAATAAGTAGTTAAAGACTAATTATTTTATCCTATCGTTCTTTCCGCTGCAATCAAGTATTCCTTCCTTCCCATTTACACAAGGGATTTTTCCTTTTTGGTCAATCTCAAAAGATCGACATTCTTTCTGTTTCGGGGTAGCTCTGTCGTTTTACCTTTCCATTTTTCCTGTAATGACATGTTCTTATTTCTTATAGAATGCCATGgcatgttctttttctttctttcttaaaatccATCATCATTCAAATACCATCATATAAAATGAAATGAAGGAGAAGTTTTTTCCGAAGTGATGCATGATTATCTTGACTATTTCTCGCTCCCGGTCCCACTTGTTTGTTATTTCAGACTTTAGGCTCTTAAAATACCTTGAAACGCCTCCAATCAGGCGTAGCTTGAGTGACAAAGCTCAGACCTCAAGGACTTCATGGTACTGGGTTTGACTCTTCCTGGAGGGGGGTTCTTTATGAAATTTAAAACTTACTCTTCCTCTTATCTACTAATCTCTTCAACTGGAGTTTGGTTCTGATTGCTTTTATTTCCAACTCCTGTTGCATTTCTTCATAACAGTGGGTAATTGTGTCTcctggaaaagagaaaaaagggtgCTCAGGCCCAACCATCCTTATTTGTAGCCGTGGCTGCGCTTCATCGCGTCTTCTGTAAGCCCTGCATCCATGCCAGTACTTTGCTAATGTCCCATTGTTGTTCCAACATGAAAAAGACCCTCGTCTTTTGCAGGTAAATGCTGCTTGCCTGCTTGTACAGTAATATTAAGGGGACAACTATTTTGGTCAAAATAGAGAAGACAAATTCCTTGCTTTGTATCATTCAGGTGCTGAATCATCTTTAGCTTCTGTTTATCTTGTTGAGCTCATATCATCGCTATCGATGTCCCTCTTATTATTCCTCAACCATATTGTGGATGAGAATTTGCAAAGGTAACTATTTAACTATTGAAGTGATTATCTTCAAAAAGGAAAACTGAAAGTGAGCATTGAAATCATCCTGAAACTCTTGTCTACATATATGACTTGTTAATTATTGAAATCTGGAtcctaaacaaaagtaaatataccTTTGAAAACTTTACCTTTGAAAACTTTACTTGATAACAATATATTAACATCAAATTGCAATTTCAATATACTCTTAAATATGAGAGTAAAGGCCACGGACAATGAAT belongs to Nicotiana tabacum cultivar K326 chromosome 6, ASM71507v2, whole genome shotgun sequence and includes:
- the LOC107801185 gene encoding DNA mismatch repair protein MSH3 isoform X3, yielding MGKPKQQVISRFFAPKPKNEKDPITSTSTSTPPCTLPPKITTTVTFSPAKRLRTSQLTSPPPTKHTKIPKLSPHVHNPPPPLPNPTLHQRFLDKLLEPSTDLLEPSKCYDIRNPKYTPLEQQVVELKAKYPDILLMIEVGYKYRFFGQDAENAARVLGIYAHMDHNFLTASVPTFRLNVHVRRLVNAGYKVGVVKQTETAAIKAHGSNKLGPFGRELSALYTKATLESSEDVGGGDEGFGSCNNYLVCVVEKGIEDFDFGIEGCRGFDVKIGVVGVEVSTGDVVYGEFIDNFMRAGLEAMILNLLPAELLVGRPISKQSEKLLLAYAGPASNVRVEDVSSDQFSDGGALAEVMSLYEGMRENYLLNVQEREEAEVKMHEQNRIAIQGIMVMPGLAIQALALIIRHLKQFGLERVLCLGASFRPFSGNMEMTLSANALQQLEVLKNNFDGSESGSLLHCMNQTLTIFGSRLLRHWVTHPLCDRNMIGARLDAVSEIAESMKTYRTSHTSVLEMEGADVTISQSEIHHIISSVLSTLGRSPDIQRGITRIFHKKATASEFIAVIQAILTAAKQLQQLWIEEYKSTNLQRETLRSVLLRKLISIASSSTVINAAAKLLSALNKEAADRRDLHNLFFISDGKFPEVAEGTRRVELANEKLDSLIVVYRKQLHIRNLEYTSVAGITHLIELPLDTKVPPDWVKVNSTKKAIRYHPPEVLVALDELALANEQLTIVCQAAWNNFLTRFGGYFAEFQAAVQALASLDCLNSLAILSRNKNYVRPLFVKDDEAVQIHICSGRHPVLERVLQENFVPNDTDLHAEREYCQIVTGPNMGGKSCYIRQVALIALMAQVGSFVPAFSAKLQVLDGIYTRMGASDSIQQGRSTFLEELSEASDILKKCSASSLVILDELGRGTSTHDGVAIAYATLQYLLEHKKCMILFVTHYPEIVSIKNEYPGSVGPYHVSYLTSQREVNGDFKSNEKMDHINSEDITYLYKLAPGVCERSFGFKVAQLAQLPVMCIQRAIVIAGRLEAAVSNYTTQNRTRRSSSISYSKDGCKWVIVSPGKEKKGCSGPTILICSRGCASSRLL
- the LOC107801185 gene encoding DNA mismatch repair protein MSH3 isoform X2, which gives rise to MGKPKQQVISRFFAPKPKNEKDPITSTSTSTPPCTLPPKITTTVTFSPAKRLRTSQLTSPPPTKHTKIPKLSPHVHNPPPPLPNPTLHQRFLDKLLEPSTDLLEPSKCYDIRNPKYTPLEQQVVELKAKYPDILLMIEVGYKYRFFGQDAENAARVLGIYAHMDHNFLTASVPTFRLNVHVRRLVNAGYKVGVVKQTETAAIKAHGSNKLGPFGRELSALYTKATLESSEDVGGGDEGFGSCNNYLVCVVEKGIEDFDFGIEGCRGFDVKIGVVGVEVSTGDVVYGEFIDNFMRAGLEAMILNLLPAELLVGRPISKQSEKLLLAYAGPASNVRVEDVSSDQFSDGGALAEVMSLYEGMRENYLLNVQEREEAEVKMHEQNRIAIQGIMVMPGLAIQALALIIRHLKQFGLERVLCLGASFRPFSGNMEMTLSANALQQLEVLKNNFDGSESGSLLHCMNQTLTIFGSRLLRHWVTHPLCDRNMIGARLDAVSEIAESMKTYRTSHTSVLEMEGADVTISQSEIHHIISSVLSTLGRSPDIQRGITRIFHKKATASEFIAVIQAILTAAKQLQQLWIEEYKSTNLQRETLRSVLLRKLISIASSSTVINAAAKLLSALNKEAADRRDLHNLFFISDGKFPEVAEGTRRVELANEKLDSLIVVYRKQLHIRNLEYTSVAGITHLIELPLDTKVPPDWVKVNSTKKAIRYHPPEVLVALDELALANEQLTIVCQAAWNNFLTRFGGYFAEFQAAVQALASLDCLNSLAILSRNKNYVRPLFVKDDEAVQIHICSGRHPVLERVLQENFVPNDTDLHAEREYCQIVTGPNMGGKSCYIRQVALIALMAQVGSFVPAFSAKLQVLDGIYTRMGASDSIQQGRSTFLEELSEASDILKKCSASSLVILDELGRGTSTHDGVAIAYATLQYLLEHKKCMILFVTHYPEIVSIKNEYPGSVGPYHVSYLTSQREVNGDFKSNEKMDHINSEDITYLYKLAPGVCERSFGFKVAQLAQLPVMCIQRAIVIAGRLEAAVSNYTTQNRTRRSSSISYSKDGCKVSEPVEYVLEPDCLSAGRVEHLDDMGELYREFFLNLNFALLEEHDDDRRLQFLMQARSLAAHG
- the LOC107801185 gene encoding DNA mismatch repair protein MSH3 isoform X1, which translates into the protein MGKPKQQVISRFFAPKPKNEKDPITSTSTSTPPCTLPPKITTTVTFSPAKRLRTSQLTSPPPTKHTKIPKLSPHVHNPPPPLPNPTLHQRFLDKLLEPSTDLLEPSKCYDIRNPKYTPLEQQVVELKAKYPDILLMIEVGYKYRFFGQDAENAARVLGIYAHMDHNFLTASVPTFRLNVHVRRLVNAGYKVGVVKQTETAAIKAHGSNKLGPFGRELSALYTKATLESSEDVGGGDEGFGSCNNYLVCVVEKGIEDFDFGIEGCRGFDVKIGVVGVEVSTGDVVYGEFIDNFMRAGLEAMILNLLPAELLVGRPISKQSEKLLLAYAGPASNVRVEDVSSDQFSDGGALAEVMSLYEGMRENYLLNVQEREEAEVKMHEQNRIAIQGIMVMPGLAIQALALIIRHLKQFGLERVLCLGASFRPFSGNMEMTLSANALQQLEVLKNNFDGSESGSLLHCMNQTLTIFGSRLLRHWVTHPLCDRNMIGARLDAVSEIAESMKTYRTSHTSVLEMEGADVTISQSEIHHIISSVLSTLGRSPDIQRGITRIFHKKATASEFIAVIQAILTAAKQLQQLWIEEYKSTNLQRETLRSVLLRKLISIASSSTVINAAAKLLSALNKEAADRRDLHNLFFISDGKFPEVAEGTRRVELANEKLDSLIVVYRKQLHIRNLEYTSVAGITHLIELPLDTKVPPDWVKVNSTKKAIRYHPPEVLVALDELALANEQLTIVCQAAWNNFLTRFGGYFAEFQAAVQALASLDCLNSLAILSRNKNYVRPLFVKDDEAVQIHICSGRHPVLERVLQENFVPNDTDLHAEREYCQIVTGPNMGGKSCYIRQVALIALMAQVGSFVPAFSAKLQVLDGIYTRMGASDSIQQGRSTFLEELSEASDILKKCSASSLVILDELGRGTSTHDGVAIAYATLQYLLEHKKCMILFVTHYPEIVSIKNEYPGSVGPYHVSYLTSQREVNGDFKSNEKMDHINSEDITYLYKLAPGVCERSFGFKVAQLAQLPVMCIQRAIVIAGRLEAAVSNYTTQNRTRRSSSISYSKDGCKVSEPVEYVLEPDCLSAGRVEHLDDMGELYREFFLNLNFALLEEHDDDRRLQFLMQARSLAAQLISS